From a region of the Actinopolymorpha singaporensis genome:
- a CDS encoding GPR1/FUN34/YaaH family transporter, with translation MSPPTASSVRLVMPHSGIMKRYAGVRSDLRLLPQTGRLVSSLSVWVQRTGDYERRRPGAPWSTRQRDVAADRDPLPAGLLALAVASILLAALELGWIPPTEGHAVAFGLLLLVVSLQFVGSVVAYLARDPVASTALGVLAGTWAAVALSKLTSPPGATSAGLGVLLVGACVLLWVPALVGLPDKVLPCIVFVLAGLRFLLTGIYQLTSAPAWETVTGIVGLVVCACALYCAFAALYQDARGQRGVPPLMRRGGARTSEAAAFGVDAEHVASEPGVRGQL, from the coding sequence ATGAGCCCTCCAACGGCGTCCTCGGTTCGGCTGGTGATGCCCCACTCCGGGATCATGAAACGGTACGCCGGCGTCCGCAGCGACCTGCGCCTGCTACCGCAGACGGGGCGACTGGTTTCGTCACTGTCGGTATGGGTACAGCGCACCGGTGACTACGAGAGACGACGGCCCGGGGCACCCTGGTCCACCCGTCAACGTGATGTTGCGGCCGATCGCGACCCCCTTCCGGCCGGCTTGCTGGCCCTCGCGGTGGCGAGCATTCTGCTGGCCGCCCTCGAACTCGGGTGGATCCCGCCGACCGAGGGACATGCGGTGGCGTTCGGCCTGCTCCTGCTCGTGGTGTCGCTGCAGTTCGTCGGCTCCGTGGTCGCCTACCTCGCACGGGACCCGGTGGCCTCCACCGCGCTCGGCGTACTGGCCGGTACGTGGGCCGCTGTCGCCCTGAGCAAGCTCACCAGCCCGCCGGGCGCGACGAGCGCCGGCCTCGGCGTCCTGCTGGTGGGTGCCTGCGTGCTGTTGTGGGTCCCCGCCCTCGTCGGATTGCCGGACAAGGTCCTGCCCTGCATCGTCTTCGTGCTCGCCGGTCTGCGGTTCCTGCTCACCGGGATCTACCAGCTGACCTCCGCACCCGCGTGGGAGACCGTCACCGGCATCGTCGGCCTGGTGGTGTGCGCCTGCGCTCTGTACTGCGCGTTCGCCGCCCTCTACCAGGACGCGCGGGGGCAGCGCGGCGTACCTCCGCTGATGCGCCGCGGAGGCGCCCGTACGTCCGAGGCCGCGGCGTTCGGCGTCGACGCCGAGCACGTCGCGAGCGAGCCAGGCGTACGCGGGCAGTTGTGA
- a CDS encoding DUF4838 domain-containing protein: protein MSGNGDTREPRPTRRSVVATGGAVAGAALVGASGLAWAAPASAADRRIRLADNGHTPYQIYCGAGEDSTTRHAADELAHYLKAITSATFPVVVADDPPANAEVLVVGRKNPLLRRFGNPDPTGLGEDGFALRTRGRTVLVAGANPRGTLYGVYWILDRLLGVRWFSADFTIVPRVRTLDVPIARLNGDQVPRFAYRQMYAGDAADPAYRHHNLLNGNRGWDDDDIPAALDTWSTYWPAKPFGGTWRAMVPDQTLWAGGQILAMDERTRQMAADNLVATIRKRIADGLDPSSGFDQQDADWQPDPASKAFVDQHGGALSAAVVDLANDVVTRVRKKIPQARISTQAYWFSFAPPTGIRVDDAVVLTVAPIQANFADSLFADDNAEIGRQMLTWCGLANNIVVWDYLIDFASYIQPFPDYWAMADGIRVMADHPQIRGYFGEHAYNAVGSEFVHLRTWVLGRLLWDPHQDADKLIGEFLDGYYGPAATHVYRYMRLLRQSVEDTGTRLTVSASPASPYLNFDTMVAADDLMAQAEAAVRDSADLRKHVQAVRLGVDYVILLRASDFQRTARDRGIDWDPDTRNRLDRLEEEIRAAGLTRISEGGGTPEDLLRQLRIATAPATPPATVAGLPPEDWADYQEPALRLYAPVTTILDDTAASNGYTVQMPGNRPDWGVQLPLDSLPTTGSWKVYVTVRADTGSAAPDAAAMVAGVYPPFGNERAIKVSEVADGKYHELELPGVYQYDAANPRYVWIAPPNSSDVAYVYVDRVFVVRA, encoded by the coding sequence ATGAGCGGCAACGGTGATACGCGTGAGCCTCGACCCACCCGCAGGAGCGTCGTCGCGACCGGAGGGGCAGTCGCCGGTGCCGCTCTCGTCGGCGCGTCCGGACTCGCCTGGGCAGCCCCCGCCTCGGCGGCAGACAGACGGATCCGGCTCGCGGACAACGGTCACACGCCTTACCAGATCTACTGCGGGGCAGGCGAGGACTCCACGACCCGGCACGCGGCCGACGAGCTGGCCCACTACCTGAAGGCCATCACCTCGGCGACGTTTCCGGTCGTCGTGGCCGACGATCCGCCCGCCAACGCGGAGGTTCTGGTCGTCGGGCGGAAGAACCCTCTCCTACGTCGTTTCGGGAACCCCGACCCGACAGGTCTCGGCGAGGACGGGTTCGCCCTGCGTACGCGCGGGCGGACCGTTCTGGTCGCCGGCGCCAATCCCCGCGGAACGCTCTACGGGGTCTACTGGATCCTCGACCGTCTCCTCGGGGTGCGGTGGTTCTCAGCCGACTTCACGATCGTTCCCCGTGTCCGGACGCTGGATGTCCCCATCGCACGGCTGAACGGCGACCAGGTGCCGCGGTTCGCGTATCGCCAGATGTACGCAGGTGACGCCGCGGACCCCGCATACCGGCACCACAACCTGCTGAACGGCAACCGCGGTTGGGACGACGATGACATCCCCGCTGCGCTGGACACCTGGTCGACGTACTGGCCGGCAAAGCCCTTCGGCGGAACGTGGCGGGCGATGGTTCCGGACCAGACACTGTGGGCCGGCGGGCAGATCCTGGCCATGGACGAACGTACCCGCCAGATGGCGGCGGACAACCTTGTCGCCACGATCCGCAAGCGCATCGCCGACGGACTCGACCCCTCCAGCGGCTTCGACCAGCAGGACGCGGACTGGCAGCCCGACCCCGCCAGCAAGGCCTTCGTCGACCAGCACGGCGGCGCACTGTCGGCCGCCGTGGTGGATCTGGCCAACGACGTCGTGACCCGCGTACGGAAGAAGATCCCGCAGGCGCGCATCAGCACGCAGGCGTACTGGTTCAGCTTCGCTCCCCCGACCGGCATCAGGGTCGACGACGCCGTGGTGCTCACTGTCGCGCCGATCCAGGCGAACTTCGCGGACTCGCTGTTCGCCGACGACAACGCCGAGATCGGCCGGCAGATGCTGACCTGGTGCGGGCTCGCGAACAACATCGTCGTGTGGGACTACCTCATCGACTTCGCGTCGTACATCCAGCCGTTCCCCGACTACTGGGCGATGGCCGACGGAATCCGGGTGATGGCCGACCATCCGCAGATCCGGGGCTACTTCGGCGAGCACGCCTACAACGCGGTCGGGAGCGAGTTCGTCCACCTGCGCACCTGGGTGCTGGGACGGCTGCTCTGGGATCCGCACCAGGACGCGGACAAGCTGATCGGCGAGTTCCTGGACGGCTACTACGGCCCGGCAGCGACGCATGTGTACCGCTACATGCGGCTGCTCCGCCAGTCGGTCGAGGACACCGGCACCCGTCTCACCGTCAGCGCGTCACCGGCCTCGCCGTACCTCAACTTCGACACGATGGTGGCCGCCGACGACCTGATGGCCCAGGCAGAGGCGGCGGTGAGGGACAGCGCCGACCTGCGCAAGCACGTGCAGGCCGTACGCCTCGGCGTCGACTACGTGATCCTGCTGCGTGCGTCGGACTTCCAGCGAACCGCCCGCGATCGCGGCATCGACTGGGACCCGGACACCCGGAACCGTCTCGACCGCCTCGAGGAGGAGATCCGCGCCGCCGGGCTCACCAGGATCAGCGAAGGCGGCGGCACCCCGGAGGACCTGCTGCGCCAGCTGCGAATCGCCACCGCGCCGGCGACCCCGCCGGCAACCGTCGCGGGTCTTCCTCCTGAGGACTGGGCCGACTACCAGGAGCCGGCACTGCGGCTGTACGCGCCGGTCACCACCATCCTCGACGACACCGCCGCCTCCAACGGCTACACCGTGCAGATGCCGGGCAACCGGCCGGACTGGGGTGTCCAGCTCCCGCTCGACTCCCTACCGACCACCGGCTCCTGGAAGGTGTACGTCACCGTTCGCGCCGACACCGGATCGGCCGCTCCCGACGCGGCCGCGATGGTGGCGGGGGTGTACCCACCGTTCGGAAACGAACGGGCCATCAAGGTTTCGGAGGTGGCGGACGGCAAGTATCACGAGCTCGAACTGCCAGGCGTCTACCAGTACGACGCCGCCAATCCGAGGTACGTCTGGATCGCGCCGCCGAACTCGTCCGACGTCGCCTACGTCTACGTCGACCGCGTGTTCGTCGTCCGCGCGTAG
- a CDS encoding alpha/beta hydrolase, protein MSGQAPFPAQIHDVKAAIRWLRANASDYGVDPDRIGVWGDSAGGQLAALAATTAEREDLEGECGSPGWSSAVQAAVVRCAPSNFLTLPHEDWQEEVLDALFGGPSTKTAELRRLVERSG, encoded by the coding sequence GTGAGTGGCCAGGCGCCGTTCCCTGCGCAGATTCACGACGTCAAGGCTGCGATCCGATGGCTTCGCGCGAACGCATCCGACTACGGCGTCGATCCGGATCGGATCGGGGTCTGGGGCGACTCCGCCGGTGGGCAGCTTGCGGCGTTGGCCGCGACCACGGCTGAGCGAGAGGACCTGGAAGGTGAGTGTGGCTCACCTGGATGGTCGAGCGCCGTTCAGGCGGCGGTCGTGCGCTGTGCCCCGAGCAACTTCCTCACATTGCCGCATGAAGACTGGCAGGAGGAAGTGCTGGACGCGCTCTTCGGCGGGCCGTCTACGAAGACCGCCGAACTGCGTCGGTTGGTGGAGAGGTCAGGATGA
- a CDS encoding aminoglycoside 3'-phosphotransferase, with protein sequence MTAPRVPDSESPAHPSTDPDHGVDIVEVPPVVATIAAGDPIRLVWRNDLGGRTYRLDRSGHTEYVKWAPDHPEIDLEQEARKLAWAGRYTVVPEVLGLGRDTDHSAWLHTLGIPAMPAVAPRWKADPRRAARAIGTGLRMFHERLPVSECPWSWRIRDRSTRIRNPDDMALLDVVPEEDHLVVCHGDPCVPNTLIGPDGNCAGHVDLGSLGVADRWADLAVATYSLPWNYSPAYEDELLDAYGIERDGDRISYYRRLWDAT encoded by the coding sequence GTGACCGCACCTCGCGTTCCCGACTCCGAGAGTCCTGCCCATCCCTCCACGGATCCTGATCACGGCGTCGACATCGTGGAGGTGCCGCCGGTGGTGGCAACGATCGCCGCGGGTGACCCGATTCGGCTGGTCTGGCGTAACGACCTCGGCGGCAGGACGTACCGCCTGGACCGTTCCGGCCACACGGAGTACGTCAAGTGGGCACCGGACCACCCCGAGATCGACCTCGAACAAGAGGCAAGGAAGCTCGCCTGGGCTGGTCGCTACACCGTCGTGCCGGAGGTACTGGGCCTCGGACGGGACACCGATCACTCAGCTTGGCTGCACACGCTGGGGATTCCAGCCATGCCGGCGGTCGCGCCGCGTTGGAAGGCCGACCCGCGGCGTGCCGCCCGTGCCATCGGAACCGGGCTTCGGATGTTCCATGAGCGGCTTCCGGTGTCGGAGTGTCCGTGGTCGTGGCGGATCCGCGACCGCTCCACCCGGATCAGGAATCCGGACGACATGGCGTTGCTCGACGTCGTGCCCGAGGAGGACCACCTGGTCGTCTGCCATGGCGACCCGTGTGTCCCCAACACCTTGATCGGTCCCGACGGCAACTGTGCCGGCCACGTCGACCTGGGCAGCCTCGGCGTCGCCGACCGTTGGGCCGATCTCGCCGTCGCCACCTACAGCCTGCCCTGGAACTACTCCCCCGCGTACGAGGACGAACTGCTGGACGCGTACGGCATCGAGCGCGACGGCGACCGAATCAGCTACTACCGCCGTCTGTGGGACGCGACCTGA
- a CDS encoding phosphotransferase family protein, protein MRETNPARRYGPAEHVLAWAAAASGAGARIVEVRALHDEQGPWRLSIVQGGRTTPAVLRAPTPRIDAAGVVTGAAALEVAAQHRLPAPRLLATDLEGAAAGVPVTLETVVPGTTAWSSPPSVERLRSAGDALARVHTVASTPCESLPFRPRPIAVDDFAADRHSGRTPTTPLLREADDLIAAHGLPPGEPVFVHGDVWPGNLVWTRDDIVTLIDWKTAGVGAPGVDLGELRKQVAITFGPDAPAHVLEGWERRSGIRPRDVAYWDAVAALNTPTELVGAPTDRRDAFLRTALTNLG, encoded by the coding sequence ATGAGGGAAACCAATCCTGCAAGGAGATACGGTCCGGCCGAACACGTTCTGGCCTGGGCTGCCGCCGCCTCCGGCGCTGGTGCAAGGATCGTCGAGGTCCGCGCACTCCACGATGAGCAAGGACCCTGGCGGCTGAGCATCGTCCAAGGCGGTCGTACGACGCCTGCGGTCCTGCGTGCTCCGACGCCGCGGATCGATGCCGCCGGGGTTGTCACCGGCGCAGCCGCGCTCGAGGTGGCCGCACAGCACAGGCTGCCGGCTCCGCGGCTGCTCGCCACGGATCTGGAAGGCGCAGCCGCCGGAGTCCCGGTCACGCTCGAAACCGTCGTCCCGGGTACCACTGCGTGGTCGTCGCCACCTTCGGTGGAACGGCTACGTAGCGCCGGCGACGCGCTGGCTCGTGTGCACACTGTCGCGTCGACTCCGTGCGAGTCTCTCCCGTTCCGACCGAGGCCGATCGCTGTGGACGACTTCGCCGCCGACCGGCACTCGGGTCGTACGCCGACAACGCCGCTGCTGCGGGAAGCGGATGATCTGATCGCGGCGCACGGGCTGCCGCCCGGCGAGCCCGTCTTCGTCCACGGTGACGTCTGGCCCGGCAACCTCGTCTGGACACGCGACGACATCGTGACGCTGATCGACTGGAAGACGGCGGGCGTCGGTGCGCCAGGAGTCGACCTGGGCGAACTCCGCAAGCAGGTCGCGATCACCTTCGGCCCGGACGCGCCTGCCCACGTCCTCGAAGGGTGGGAACGCAGGTCCGGAATCAGACCACGTGATGTCGCGTACTGGGACGCTGTTGCCGCACTCAACACCCCGACCGAACTCGTCGGAGCGCCCACGGACCGGCGTGACGCCTTCCTGCGCACGGCTTTGACGAACCTCGGCTAG
- a CDS encoding carboxymuconolactone decarboxylase family protein: protein MPYATAPRIRPLPIEEMEPEQRKLAKLGADTVIQVLARNPELTAASSALGAYLLGQGTLHPRIRELAILRVAIGCDAPYEWANHVPAALGAGATADEINALSDPAAAWAPEDDAVLRAADELCADAFVSDATWTALAATRNDAEILEVLFLVGYYRMMAGFLNSAGVPVKPGQPALGERVLPPQVVNTPVVTDRPSSGRTGADGRWSVTFIHPAGSKEIVLDLKTSDGAVSGSMFDTVLGVTAPIVSGTVDSGGHLEFTAQMTEPARFDLTVNASIDGDMFTGSVTIAGGGTFPFSGTRVE from the coding sequence ATGCCGTACGCCACCGCTCCACGGATCCGGCCACTGCCGATCGAGGAGATGGAGCCCGAACAACGCAAGCTGGCGAAGCTCGGCGCCGACACAGTCATCCAGGTGCTCGCACGCAACCCCGAGTTGACGGCAGCGTCCTCCGCCCTCGGTGCCTACCTGCTCGGCCAGGGCACACTGCACCCACGCATTCGCGAGCTCGCGATCCTCCGGGTGGCGATCGGTTGCGATGCGCCGTACGAATGGGCCAACCACGTGCCGGCCGCACTCGGCGCGGGCGCGACCGCTGACGAGATCAACGCCCTGTCCGATCCCGCCGCGGCATGGGCTCCCGAGGACGACGCGGTACTCCGGGCCGCCGACGAACTGTGCGCGGACGCCTTCGTCTCCGACGCGACCTGGACGGCGCTGGCAGCGACGCGGAACGACGCCGAGATTCTCGAGGTGCTCTTCCTCGTCGGGTACTACCGGATGATGGCCGGCTTCCTCAACTCGGCCGGCGTACCGGTGAAGCCCGGTCAACCCGCGCTGGGCGAACGAGTACTGCCACCGCAGGTCGTGAATACCCCCGTCGTCACCGACCGGCCGAGCAGCGGCAGGACGGGCGCGGACGGCCGCTGGAGCGTCACGTTCATCCATCCGGCCGGGAGCAAGGAGATCGTTCTGGATCTGAAGACGTCGGATGGCGCGGTCTCCGGGTCGATGTTCGACACTGTGCTCGGGGTGACCGCCCCGATCGTGTCGGGGACCGTGGACAGCGGCGGCCATCTGGAGTTCACCGCGCAGATGACCGAGCCGGCGAGGTTCGACCTCACCGTGAACGCCTCGATCGACGGTGACATGTTCACCGGGTCGGTGACGATCGCCGGCGGCGGGACGTTCCCCTTCTCCGGCACCCGCGTGGAGTAG
- a CDS encoding TetR/AcrR family transcriptional regulator produces the protein MSHVSPDADDLTAKARIRDAAMQHFGEHGFERATIRGIAETAGVSLGLVRHHFGSKQALREACDAHLAQVIHRLSDQVHTGAEPEGGSYVAAARIAGAHYQAYLARALVEGGAAPVFDEMVELGTQWHADLDQARTDQPSASPRVRAAVHTAMALSLTILHEHVSRAIGVDALSPEGDSVVARALIDLYSRPLLGKDDAKKALDAIERHEKP, from the coding sequence GTGAGCCACGTCAGCCCCGATGCCGACGACCTGACCGCGAAGGCCCGGATCCGCGACGCGGCGATGCAGCACTTCGGCGAGCACGGCTTCGAGCGCGCGACCATCCGCGGCATCGCCGAGACGGCGGGCGTCTCGTTGGGCCTGGTGCGGCATCACTTCGGCTCGAAGCAGGCCTTGCGGGAGGCCTGCGACGCCCACCTCGCGCAGGTGATCCATCGCCTGAGCGACCAGGTGCACACCGGAGCCGAACCCGAGGGCGGCAGCTATGTCGCCGCGGCACGGATCGCGGGTGCTCACTATCAGGCGTACCTCGCACGCGCTCTCGTCGAGGGCGGCGCCGCGCCGGTGTTCGACGAGATGGTCGAACTCGGTACGCAGTGGCACGCCGACCTGGACCAGGCCCGGACGGACCAGCCGAGCGCCAGTCCCAGGGTTCGGGCCGCGGTGCACACCGCGATGGCGCTCTCCCTCACGATCCTGCACGAGCACGTGTCCCGCGCGATCGGCGTCGACGCACTGAGCCCCGAAGGCGACAGCGTCGTCGCCCGTGCCCTGATCGATCTGTACTCGCGCCCTCTGCTCGGCAAGGACGACGCCAAGAAGGCACTCGACGCCATCGAGCGGCACGAGAAACCCTGA
- a CDS encoding GNAT family N-acetyltransferase: MTYAIRPVESELELVEAFDVMGAQFPKPLTHEDRHFTDLARRFPQDRSMMLVVEDEGRLVGGALAFRGGEADPGCDVTLRIIALVPEHRRRGLGRRLVERIEQEATRLGVRGIGLGADEAVGFYRRLGYRGKGGMYKALPLSSHDDPGSRRRALEELRERRRARLQGH; this comes from the coding sequence ATGACATACGCGATCCGGCCGGTCGAGTCGGAGCTGGAGCTTGTCGAGGCCTTCGACGTCATGGGGGCGCAGTTCCCGAAGCCGCTCACCCACGAGGACCGTCACTTCACCGACCTCGCTCGCCGGTTCCCCCAGGACCGTTCGATGATGCTGGTCGTCGAGGACGAGGGGCGGCTCGTCGGTGGCGCGCTCGCCTTCAGGGGAGGCGAAGCAGACCCTGGCTGTGACGTCACTCTTCGGATCATCGCGCTCGTCCCCGAACACCGGAGGAGAGGACTCGGGCGCAGGCTTGTCGAACGCATCGAGCAGGAGGCGACGAGGCTCGGTGTGCGCGGGATCGGCCTGGGTGCTGACGAGGCGGTCGGGTTCTACCGACGCCTCGGCTATCGCGGCAAAGGCGGGATGTACAAAGCACTGCCGCTGTCATCGCACGATGACCCCGGCAGCCGTCGGCGCGCTCTGGAGGAACTCCGCGAACGCCGCCGGGCACGACTGCAGGGGCACTGA
- a CDS encoding plasmid stabilization protein: protein MPRQQWGSKRERQYEHIKSSQKREGRSEERAKEIAARTVNKERARSGEAKQKSSTSTKDTSSGRRGGLRSGSGPGGRTKAQLYADAKRQGVQGRSHMSKAELEKAVSR, encoded by the coding sequence ATGCCTCGGCAGCAGTGGGGCAGCAAGCGCGAAAGACAGTACGAACACATCAAGAGCAGTCAGAAGCGCGAAGGGCGTTCGGAGGAGCGCGCGAAGGAGATCGCGGCGCGTACGGTGAACAAGGAACGAGCGCGTTCGGGGGAGGCCAAGCAGAAGAGTTCCACGTCGACGAAGGACACCTCCTCCGGTCGCCGTGGAGGGCTGCGGTCAGGGAGTGGGCCGGGTGGCCGCACGAAGGCCCAGCTGTACGCGGACGCGAAGCGGCAGGGTGTTCAGGGCCGGTCGCACATGAGCAAGGCCGAGCTCGAGAAGGCCGTCAGCCGCTGA
- a CDS encoding carboxylate-amine ligase: MDIETVGVEEEFLLVDPSSRLPVPLAVEVLDTARAGRVPVGASFQPELVRTQVEAATGICAEMSTVEDHLGVLRDVLGRAARTHHARIVSVGHPVLSDGPPPLTPGERFGRIHQRYAEIVGSYQSCGCHVHIGLPDRETAVAVLNHLRPWLPTLLALSANSALTEGRDTGYDSWRMVTQARFPGSGIPPYFTSATAYDREVARLVDCGVLVDPDMTFWLARPSSRYATLEVRAADAAATVEDALLQAALTRALVRTARADLASGRAAPVVHDQVGAAAVWSAARHGLAGPAVDPVLGRQVPTKELLHQLLLRVRPALAETGDLPFVHRYVRHLLAAGTSAARQRATYDQTKEPRAVVDMLVTQTARTAPPPPFAADAPG; this comes from the coding sequence GTGGACATCGAGACGGTCGGGGTCGAGGAGGAGTTCCTGCTGGTCGACCCGTCGTCGCGGCTTCCGGTGCCGCTGGCGGTGGAGGTGCTCGACACCGCACGGGCGGGGCGGGTTCCGGTGGGCGCCAGTTTCCAGCCCGAGCTCGTACGAACGCAGGTCGAGGCCGCCACCGGAATCTGCGCCGAGATGTCAACGGTGGAAGACCATCTCGGCGTGCTCCGGGACGTTCTCGGCAGAGCGGCCAGGACCCACCACGCCCGAATCGTCTCGGTCGGCCACCCGGTGCTCTCCGACGGGCCGCCACCTCTCACCCCGGGCGAGCGTTTCGGCCGGATCCACCAGCGATACGCCGAGATCGTCGGCTCCTACCAGTCATGCGGTTGCCATGTCCACATCGGCCTGCCCGACCGGGAGACCGCGGTCGCCGTGCTCAATCACCTACGGCCGTGGCTTCCGACCCTGCTGGCACTCTCCGCCAACTCCGCGTTGACAGAAGGTCGCGACACCGGTTACGACAGCTGGCGAATGGTCACGCAGGCACGCTTTCCGGGCTCGGGCATCCCGCCGTACTTCACTTCGGCGACGGCGTACGACCGCGAGGTGGCGAGGCTGGTCGACTGTGGAGTGCTCGTCGACCCCGACATGACGTTCTGGCTGGCCAGGCCCTCGTCCCGCTACGCCACATTGGAGGTGCGGGCCGCGGACGCGGCAGCAACCGTCGAGGACGCGCTGTTGCAGGCGGCCCTGACCCGGGCACTCGTCCGCACCGCGCGGGCAGACCTGGCGTCCGGCAGAGCCGCGCCGGTGGTCCACGACCAGGTGGGGGCGGCCGCGGTGTGGAGTGCGGCGCGCCACGGCTTGGCCGGCCCGGCCGTGGATCCCGTACTGGGCAGGCAGGTCCCGACGAAGGAGTTGCTGCACCAGTTGCTGCTCCGCGTACGCCCCGCCCTGGCGGAGACCGGCGATCTCCCCTTCGTACACAGGTATGTGCGCCACCTCCTGGCGGCGGGTACCAGCGCGGCCCGGCAGCGGGCGACGTACGACCAGACCAAGGAGCCCCGTGCGGTGGTGGACATGCTCGTCACCCAGACGGCGAGGACCGCTCCGCCGCCTCCGTTTGCCGCTGACGCGCCCGGGTAG
- a CDS encoding iron-containing redox enzyme family protein, with product MNRSASAPSLPRPRGPLSAAVVDALTAGSPSGPGSPSGPGSPAGSSPARSGAQPAAALAAADVAGADPYGADPYGDDLQLALYTCYELHYRSFGGVDAAWEWDPTLLGLRNQLESVFLAALRRDAVRHTDVDDALEPLLVEPVDADGISHFLRKDGELSHLREHIAMRSAYHLKEADPHAWVIPRLEGVAKAALVAVEFDEFGAGHADRAHSRLFADLMEGLGLDSRYGHYLDRTPSAMLAVVNLMSMLGLHRSLRGALVGHFAAAEITTPPSARRITQAMDRLGTPDACRFFYDEHVEADAVHEQVMRHDVVADLITREPELTDDVIFGIDATDFLEEAVAAEALRAWRAGRSALRDPVQV from the coding sequence GTGAATCGTTCCGCCTCCGCCCCGTCGCTACCCCGGCCGCGCGGGCCCCTGTCCGCCGCCGTGGTCGACGCCCTGACCGCCGGTTCACCGTCCGGCCCCGGTTCACCGTCCGGCCCCGGCTCGCCGGCCGGCTCCAGCCCGGCGCGGTCCGGAGCCCAGCCGGCAGCTGCCCTGGCCGCGGCGGACGTCGCCGGCGCAGATCCGTACGGCGCAGACCCCTACGGTGACGATCTCCAGCTCGCGCTCTACACCTGCTACGAGCTGCACTACCGGTCCTTCGGCGGCGTCGACGCGGCCTGGGAGTGGGACCCGACGCTGCTGGGCCTGCGCAACCAGCTCGAGTCGGTCTTCCTGGCCGCCCTCCGGCGCGACGCCGTACGCCACACCGACGTCGACGACGCGCTCGAACCGCTACTGGTCGAGCCGGTGGACGCGGACGGCATCTCACACTTCCTCCGCAAGGACGGCGAACTGTCGCACCTGCGCGAACACATCGCGATGCGTTCGGCCTACCACCTCAAGGAGGCCGACCCGCACGCGTGGGTGATCCCGCGACTGGAGGGCGTGGCCAAGGCGGCGCTGGTGGCGGTGGAGTTCGACGAGTTCGGCGCCGGGCACGCAGACCGCGCGCACTCGCGGTTGTTCGCCGATCTCATGGAGGGCCTCGGGCTCGACTCCCGGTACGGCCACTACCTCGACCGCACACCCTCCGCGATGCTGGCGGTGGTCAACCTCATGTCAATGCTCGGCCTGCACAGGTCCCTGCGCGGAGCGTTGGTCGGGCACTTCGCTGCGGCGGAGATCACCACGCCGCCGAGTGCCCGGCGGATCACCCAGGCGATGGACCGACTGGGTACGCCCGACGCCTGCCGCTTCTTCTACGACGAGCACGTCGAAGCCGACGCCGTTCACGAGCAGGTCATGCGCCACGACGTCGTGGCCGACCTGATCACGCGCGAGCCCGAACTCACCGACGACGTGATCTTCGGCATCGACGCCACCGACTTCCTGGAGGAGGCCGTGGCGGCGGAGGCTCTGCGGGCGTGGCGGGCCGGCAGGTCGGCCCTGCGCGATCCCGTACAGGTCTGA
- a CDS encoding CDGSH iron-sulfur domain-containing protein, with translation MVRIVPSGPILIEGPVELVHDGETVRSDRFIVAVCTCRRSHTYPLCDTSHRRRIRTARDEPDDDADDEDDEAGDDA, from the coding sequence GTGGTCCGCATCGTCCCGTCCGGCCCGATCCTGATCGAGGGGCCGGTCGAACTCGTCCACGACGGTGAGACCGTCAGATCGGACCGGTTCATCGTGGCGGTGTGCACCTGCCGGCGCAGCCACACCTACCCGCTGTGCGACACGAGCCACCGGCGACGGATCCGGACGGCGCGGGACGAGCCGGACGACGACGCGGACGACGAGGACGACGAGGCGGGCGACGACGCCTGA